Proteins encoded together in one Prevotella scopos JCM 17725 window:
- a CDS encoding OmpA family protein — translation MKKSLFIVALALGTLAFSSCASKKDLENCRTENNQLTADYQNAKETIAANNARIKSLEDQLAQARESAAALQGSLDNSLRNANSNNINISKLVDQINESNQYIRHLVEVKSKSDSLNMVLTNNLTRSLSREELKEVDVQVLKGVVYISLADNMLYKSGSYEVNDRAEQTLSKIAKIITDYKDYDVLIEGNTDNVPINTTTDKMKNIRNNWDLSCLRAASVAQYLQDHFGVNPKRLTAGGRGEYNPLATNDTELGKQRNRRTQIIITPKLDQFMDLIGEAPEAKATK, via the coding sequence ATGAAAAAGAGTCTTTTTATCGTAGCTTTGGCATTGGGTACACTTGCATTTAGCAGTTGTGCCAGCAAGAAGGATTTGGAGAATTGTCGTACAGAAAACAATCAGTTGACGGCAGATTATCAGAATGCTAAGGAAACGATTGCTGCCAATAACGCACGTATCAAGAGCTTGGAAGATCAGTTGGCTCAGGCAAGAGAGAGTGCTGCTGCGTTGCAGGGTAGTCTTGATAACAGTTTGAGAAATGCCAATTCAAACAATATCAACATCTCTAAACTTGTTGATCAGATTAACGAGAGTAATCAGTATATCCGTCACTTGGTTGAGGTGAAGTCTAAGAGCGACTCATTGAATATGGTATTGACAAACAATCTTACTCGTTCTTTGAGCCGTGAGGAGTTGAAGGAGGTTGATGTACAGGTTCTGAAGGGTGTTGTTTATATCTCTTTGGCTGACAATATGCTTTATAAGAGCGGTTCTTATGAGGTGAATGATCGTGCTGAGCAGACATTGAGCAAGATTGCTAAGATTATTACTGATTATAAGGATTATGATGTGCTGATTGAGGGTAACACTGATAATGTGCCTATCAACACTACTACAGACAAGATGAAGAATATCCGTAATAACTGGGATCTCTCTTGTTTGCGTGCAGCATCTGTTGCGCAGTATCTGCAGGATCACTTTGGTGTAAATCCTAAGCGTTTGACAGCTGGTGGTCGTGGTGAGTATAACCCACTTGCTACTAACGATACTGAGTTGGGTAAGCAGCGTAACCGTCGTACACAGATTATCATTACTCCAAAGCTTGATCAGTTCATGGATCTCATTGGTGAGGCTCCAGAGGCTAAGGCTACAAAGTAA
- a CDS encoding DUF1304 domain-containing protein translates to MDITFMILATLVAVEHIYIMCLETIFTKSRTTVRTFNMDVEELSRPSVSTLFKNQGVYNLLLAVLILIAVWVMNDLFWTRCLLMYVALVAIYGGFTSSPAIILKQGAPALVALIYSFVLL, encoded by the coding sequence ATGGATATTACTTTTATGATTTTAGCTACATTGGTAGCTGTCGAGCACATATATATAATGTGTCTTGAAACAATATTTACTAAATCGAGAACAACTGTGCGTACTTTTAATATGGATGTGGAGGAATTAAGTCGCCCATCTGTATCTACGTTATTTAAAAATCAAGGTGTCTATAATCTTTTATTGGCAGTGTTGATTTTAATAGCTGTTTGGGTAATGAATGATTTGTTTTGGACGCGTTGTCTTTTGATGTATGTGGCATTGGTAGCTATTTATGGCGGTTTTACAAGTAGTCCAGCTATTATTTTAAAGCAGGGTGCGCCTGCTTTGGTAGCATTAATATATAGTTTTGTTCTATTATAG